Below is a window of Pirellulales bacterium DNA.
ACGCGACTCGAATTAGGAACGAGTCGCGTCCGCCCTGTCCACTTTTCCTCAATCAGCACCGTGCGCCGGAAGGTCAGCCAAGGGGCGCTCGGCATCGTAGAAGCGACGAATGCCGGGTTCGACTTATCCCCTTTTGCTTTTCCTCATTTCTGCATGGTAATCAGTTCATCGACCTTCGGATTCTCCTCGATGGCGATGTTGGCATATTCGTCCACTAGCCCGCCATTATGCATCTGAATGGCGAATGGCCCCTTCTTTCCCGCCGCTGGGTCCTTGAACCGGGCGATCTCGATCGCGGGCGCGCCCGGCGGCTGTGCAACCGCCAGGCGGGCGGCGCCCGACTCGGCGTCCACCAGCAGCTCCACCCGGCTCCACTTCAACGGATCCGCTTTCGATTTTGTAATGGATGTGAAGAACTCTTTTCCTGAGTTGTTCTTCCCGGGACGGTAGTCCCAGTGGAAGCCCTGCGGCACCATGAATTGCACAGCTCCCAGCATGTCCAGCGGCTTCTCATTCTCCGCGGGATTGGTGCAGAAGAACAGCACGCATGCGGGATGATCCTGCTTGGGTTCCGCCGACACGTGGCGGATGTCAAAGATCACACGGTACCTGCCATACTGCCCCTGCGTGGCGATGACTCCCCGGCCCTTGCCCAGGCTCACCAGCGCGCCGTCCTTCACGATCCACTGTTCCGGCGGAATCTGCCTCCAGCCCGCCAGGGTTTTCCCGTCAAACAGATGGGTCATGCCAGCAGGCAGCGGCGCGTCGGGCGCCGACGTAGGTTGGGAGGTCGACGCTGCTGAGGCCGTCGGCGCGGTGGTAGGAGTCGCGTTCTGGGCGATGCTCAGCCGAGTCAGTCCAGCGATCGCTGCCATGCAAACACCGCAAATCGGAAGCGTCCACTTCATACGATTTTCCTTTGACGAAGAAATGGGCTCGGGTGCCGATGTTTGCTCGATTCGAGCAGTTTCGCGAGCGCCAACTTCCGGCACTAACTACCCGCGTCCAAATCTCGCGGCCCATCTCCGCCGCCCATGAGCGGGGCGTGGCCGAGGGCGCGGCGGGCGATGCTCAGTTGCCCGGTGTGGATCCCTTCGTGCCAGATCGCCATTTGGAAGGCGTCGGCGTAGTCTTTGATGAAGTCGGGAGCGCCTTTCGGAAGTGACCGGTTGAGATCGTTCTCGGTCAGCCGATCCAGGGC
It encodes the following:
- a CDS encoding DUF1080 domain-containing protein, which translates into the protein MKWTLPICGVCMAAIAGLTRLSIAQNATPTTAPTASAASTSQPTSAPDAPLPAGMTHLFDGKTLAGWRQIPPEQWIVKDGALVSLGKGRGVIATQGQYGRYRVIFDIRHVSAEPKQDHPACVLFFCTNPAENEKPLDMLGAVQFMVPQGFHWDYRPGKNNSGKEFFTSITKSKADPLKWSRVELLVDAESGAARLAVAQPPGAPAIEIARFKDPAAGKKGPFAIQMHNGGLVDEYANIAIEENPKVDELITMQK